A genomic region of Pradoshia eiseniae contains the following coding sequences:
- a CDS encoding DNA-binding protein, with protein MEWYFISTAIGIAAAGYFIGDGLKNLKNPNAKGLIDSVVEEDDEHELIKENDVHYFMGISKEDARSLIQEHSDIPHIIINSKVYYPKAKLRKWLMNIGE; from the coding sequence ATGGAATGGTATTTTATTTCGACAGCCATAGGGATTGCGGCCGCAGGATATTTTATTGGAGATGGACTAAAAAATCTTAAAAATCCAAATGCAAAAGGTCTTATTGATTCTGTTGTTGAAGAGGATGATGAACACGAACTTATAAAGGAAAATGATGTCCATTATTTTATGGGTATATCAAAAGAAGATGCAAGGTCTTTAATACAAGAGCATTCAGATATTCCGCATATTATTATAAACAGTAAAGTGTATTATCCAAAGGCAAAATTGCGCAAATGGTTAATGAATATTGGAGAGTGA
- a CDS encoding NAD-dependent epimerase/dehydratase family protein, which yields MEDIEAKVLITGVTGTLGGRVASKFLKHGASIKGLVRNESNVDLISGLEVQTVQGDLLNRNSLYKALKDVDIVIHCAAYLGEEEEEAVNSNVLGVENIASISLELGIKKFIHLSTLAVYGEPNEGFYDESSPIIENHEEIYIKTKVQSERILEKYKQKGLNVIILRPGAICSEENSYWGDRQIIRMIDAEKVTWVHPNDIVPWIHADNLAEMIHLVCSNGKPGDIYNAIDGNFPEKNFRIKLISALGKEYQIPNRQAECAIYSNEKIRSLGYRPIRTFAETISNLSDLAISKL from the coding sequence TTGGAGGATATAGAAGCTAAAGTTTTAATTACAGGGGTAACTGGGACATTAGGAGGCCGGGTCGCGAGTAAGTTCTTGAAGCATGGTGCGTCTATAAAAGGGTTGGTAAGAAACGAAAGCAACGTAGATTTGATTTCAGGATTAGAGGTACAAACCGTTCAAGGTGATTTGCTAAATAGAAACTCTCTTTATAAGGCATTAAAAGATGTTGATATAGTGATACATTGTGCAGCTTATTTAGGAGAAGAAGAGGAGGAAGCGGTCAACTCAAATGTTCTTGGAGTTGAAAACATTGCGAGTATTTCATTGGAGCTAGGGATTAAGAAGTTTATTCACCTTTCAACCTTGGCTGTTTATGGTGAACCAAACGAGGGATTTTATGATGAGTCTAGCCCAATCATAGAAAATCATGAAGAGATCTATATTAAAACGAAGGTTCAATCTGAAAGAATACTAGAAAAATATAAGCAAAAAGGGCTCAATGTAATAATCCTAAGGCCAGGTGCAATCTGCTCAGAAGAAAACTCTTATTGGGGAGATAGACAAATCATCAGGATGATAGATGCTGAAAAAGTAACTTGGGTGCACCCCAACGACATTGTGCCTTGGATTCATGCAGATAACTTGGCAGAAATGATTCATTTGGTTTGTTCTAATGGGAAACCAGGAGACATTTATAATGCAATTGATGGGAATTTTCCAGAAAAAAATTTCAGGATAAAGTTGATAAGTGCGCTAGGCAAAGAATATCAAATTCCCAACCGTCAAGCGGAGTGTGCCATCTACTCGAATGAAAAAATCAGGTCGTTAGGATACAGGCCCATCAGAACGTTTGCAGAAACAATCAGCAATCTCAGTGATTTAGCAATTAGTAAATTATAA
- a CDS encoding NUDIX hydrolase: MEKWYGSAAVCMNEHGELLMVLQGRPEERKTWSIPSGGKEQDETFEECCIREVKEETGYLADIIQELTVKKGSYDDLHIAYEIHYFLVKMIEGHRLFNDPDNLIHDIAWKSGEEIKTLSLSYPEDRDYLLNYISAAIEKKE, encoded by the coding sequence ATGGAAAAGTGGTATGGGTCAGCAGCTGTATGCATGAATGAACATGGGGAATTATTAATGGTCCTACAAGGAAGACCGGAAGAGAGGAAAACATGGTCGATTCCATCAGGAGGGAAAGAACAGGATGAGACATTTGAAGAGTGCTGCATAAGAGAAGTGAAGGAAGAAACAGGCTATCTAGCAGATATCATACAGGAATTGACCGTGAAAAAAGGAAGCTATGATGACCTTCATATCGCATATGAAATTCATTACTTTTTGGTGAAAATGATTGAAGGACATAGACTTTTTAATGACCCGGACAATTTGATTCATGATATCGCCTGGAAAAGTGGAGAGGAAATCAAAACACTATCATTATCCTATCCGGAAGATAGGGATTATTTATTGAACTATATATCAGCGGCTATTGAGAAAAAGGAATGA
- a CDS encoding MFS transporter, with protein sequence MKNYPKSFRALWVGEIVSEFGGAAGGIINGLLLYELTGSKEWMGVMWLVYFIPSLILQGISAPFLNHVIKIRMLKNIQLIRAAAYILPLLGIVMGTHYGAILSLFVLQITLGLLQPIYASLSFALLPEICQEDKLVEANSLLDGTIRLMSFIAPGSTAILLIFTPMYLMYGISALLFFVSFLSLLQIPLSSVETVAAWTKRFWWEELKEGYRIFFQYPQLLRLTMLSSTVQFAVGAVMVLSVPFIRGELGGHYWEYAIFSGSFPIGYAIGMMLLSRIRKTSQTMYIGLIGGGLSFVFLFFVHSIPAAWICEFIGGLLFPLFNAQSAAIFQREAPRERLSQLSSVRLLFLRVTMPLGIVFASSSSLFHLSTRDIYAIVGMLIVLPGLYFLIRTFFKTVEDSTRSL encoded by the coding sequence ATGAAGAACTATCCAAAGTCATTCAGGGCACTTTGGGTTGGGGAAATTGTCTCGGAGTTTGGCGGTGCAGCAGGAGGGATAATCAATGGCCTTTTACTGTATGAATTAACAGGCTCAAAGGAATGGATGGGTGTCATGTGGCTCGTTTACTTTATCCCATCATTAATTTTGCAAGGGATCAGTGCTCCTTTCTTGAACCATGTGATCAAGATAAGGATGTTAAAAAATATCCAGCTGATACGTGCGGCAGCTTATATCCTGCCCTTATTGGGCATTGTAATGGGCACTCATTATGGGGCAATTCTGAGTCTATTTGTACTGCAAATCACTTTGGGTTTACTGCAACCAATATACGCCAGCTTATCGTTCGCTCTCCTTCCAGAGATTTGTCAGGAGGACAAGCTTGTAGAGGCCAATTCCTTATTGGATGGAACGATTCGTTTGATGAGTTTTATAGCTCCAGGCAGTACGGCGATTCTATTGATTTTTACACCGATGTATTTAATGTATGGAATATCAGCTCTATTGTTTTTCGTTAGTTTTCTCTCTCTTTTGCAAATTCCTCTTTCCAGTGTGGAGACGGTGGCTGCTTGGACGAAAAGGTTTTGGTGGGAAGAATTGAAGGAGGGCTATCGAATCTTTTTTCAATACCCTCAGCTATTGCGCCTGACTATGCTTTCCTCAACTGTCCAATTTGCTGTTGGTGCAGTAATGGTCTTAAGCGTGCCTTTCATTAGAGGAGAACTTGGTGGTCATTACTGGGAATATGCGATATTTTCCGGGTCTTTTCCTATCGGCTATGCAATTGGGATGATGCTTCTTTCGAGAATACGAAAGACAAGCCAAACCATGTATATCGGGCTAATTGGCGGAGGATTATCTTTTGTGTTTTTGTTTTTTGTCCATTCCATCCCTGCAGCGTGGATCTGTGAATTTATCGGGGGACTACTATTCCCGTTATTTAACGCTCAAAGTGCGGCCATCTTTCAAAGGGAAGCACCGAGAGAGCGCTTATCTCAATTAAGCTCGGTTCGTTTACTTTTTCTTCGAGTAACGATGCCCTTAGGAATCGTATTTGCTTCCTCATCTTCCTTATTCCACTTAAGTACCCGAGATATATACGCTATCGTCGGAATGTTAATAGTGCTTCCGGGTTTGTATTTTTTGATCCGTACATTTTTCAAAACAGTTGAGGATTCTACACGGAGTCTGTGA
- a CDS encoding ArsR/SmtB family transcription factor, with amino-acid sequence MKQLHASHSFETISITVESSVIWELIVGIAGYTHDRIRHTFDLDERWTEEENSMPQSLRDNLKFMKETNFWYGLIMLQNKLSSSSVQEFSNQLYALSSEEFYEILLPYGSRKTEAYRKELARNYNQKAQFKEYAKQFHSHEYLSSYVLTIALYEQQDLCKIIHDTLDNWSNWVTCYKEWDKWTQAIFYEQKQHRNIDLMNPVEEIQRITDGVRYLPEPSIWHIKLIPQLSYRPWTLEIRSSDTKLFFYPLNDDYLLEPGKPSQKLVRGHKALGDELRLKLLYQLQQGPLSLQEMSTQFSISKTTLHHQLSILKSAKFVKVHKGIYSVNNSGIDSFSEQLQQFLGGK; translated from the coding sequence ATGAAACAGCTTCATGCATCGCATTCTTTTGAGACCATATCGATTACAGTGGAATCTTCGGTCATTTGGGAGCTCATCGTCGGGATTGCTGGTTATACACATGATCGTATTCGGCATACCTTTGATTTAGATGAAAGGTGGACTGAAGAAGAGAATTCCATGCCGCAATCTTTGCGAGATAACTTAAAGTTTATGAAGGAAACCAATTTTTGGTACGGGTTAATTATGCTTCAAAACAAATTATCCTCGTCTTCAGTTCAAGAGTTTTCGAATCAACTATATGCCCTGTCTTCAGAAGAGTTTTATGAAATACTTTTGCCTTATGGAAGCCGGAAGACTGAAGCCTATCGTAAGGAGCTTGCCCGGAATTATAATCAAAAGGCTCAATTCAAGGAATATGCTAAACAATTTCATTCTCATGAATACTTGTCCTCGTATGTTTTAACGATTGCTCTATATGAGCAGCAAGATTTGTGCAAGATCATTCATGATACGTTAGACAACTGGTCTAATTGGGTGACTTGCTATAAGGAATGGGACAAGTGGACTCAAGCTATTTTCTATGAACAAAAGCAACACAGAAATATTGACCTCATGAACCCTGTGGAAGAAATCCAACGAATCACGGACGGGGTTAGGTATCTTCCTGAGCCCTCTATATGGCATATAAAATTAATCCCTCAACTATCTTACCGGCCTTGGACGTTAGAAATTAGATCTTCAGACACAAAACTATTTTTCTACCCATTGAATGACGATTACTTATTGGAGCCAGGTAAACCATCGCAAAAACTAGTGCGCGGCCATAAAGCATTAGGGGATGAGCTTCGTTTGAAATTACTGTATCAGCTTCAACAAGGGCCATTATCCCTTCAAGAAATGAGCACCCAATTTTCGATTTCAAAAACCACCTTGCATCATCAGCTCTCTATTCTAAAATCAGCCAAGTTTGTCAAGGTTCATAAAGGCATTTATTCAGTCAACAACAGTGGTATCGACAGTTTCTCCGAGCAGCTGCAGCAATTTCTTGGAGGCAAGTAA
- a CDS encoding alpha/beta fold hydrolase: MKNGQFIEINGKNLYVEVNDTNAEKAILYLHGGPGESCFDFTYHQTKRLGQNFRLIAFDQRGVCRSEGIGENEPFGLDDLVEDCEELRRSLGVKKWSLIGHSFGGYLAVLYALRYPDSIEKVIFEGPTFDFTYTAKALLEKTANLFGKYKMPEYQDKCLKLSDESSCSAKELVEGYMELSDFLEEKRMQIYTHNFNNPTDYNKYSDEQWEEFYDKSIIHYNRLREEGKIFESVLPLLKDIKLPCLLILGEHDIVTCPTQIETYKNDVQQGEIFMIENSGHTPHYEAANLFCDVVTDFLTKDV, from the coding sequence ATGAAGAATGGGCAATTCATAGAGATTAATGGAAAAAATCTATATGTGGAGGTCAATGATACAAACGCTGAAAAAGCCATTCTATATTTGCACGGAGGCCCTGGGGAAAGTTGTTTCGACTTTACTTACCATCAAACGAAAAGACTGGGTCAGAACTTTCGGTTGATTGCATTTGACCAAAGAGGCGTATGCAGGTCTGAGGGGATAGGAGAAAATGAACCCTTTGGTCTTGATGATTTAGTCGAAGATTGTGAAGAACTTCGCCGTTCTCTCGGAGTGAAGAAATGGTCTCTCATAGGTCATTCTTTTGGCGGTTATCTTGCTGTGCTATATGCGCTTCGGTATCCAGATTCTATTGAAAAAGTAATCTTTGAAGGACCAACATTTGATTTTACATACACAGCTAAGGCACTTCTCGAAAAAACAGCCAATTTATTTGGGAAATATAAGATGCCTGAGTATCAAGACAAGTGTTTAAAACTTTCTGATGAATCCTCCTGTTCAGCTAAAGAACTTGTAGAGGGCTATATGGAGCTTAGTGATTTTCTAGAAGAAAAAAGGATGCAAATATATACTCATAACTTTAATAATCCAACTGATTATAATAAATATTCAGATGAACAGTGGGAAGAATTTTATGATAAATCAATCATTCATTATAACCGACTTAGAGAGGAGGGGAAGATATTTGAATCCGTCTTGCCATTATTAAAAGATATCAAGCTGCCTTGTCTTTTGATTTTAGGTGAGCACGATATCGTAACCTGCCCAACTCAAATTGAAACTTATAAAAATGATGTACAGCAAGGTGAAATTTTTATGATAGAAAATAGCGGTCATACCCCTCATTATGAGGCAGCAAATCTATTCTGTGATGTGGTAACAGATTTTCTGACAAAAGACGTTTAA
- a CDS encoding DUF4240 domain-containing protein, producing MGKETSNNTVSIGDVFAVRLPNGHYGAIRVADRADNSCLIVTTPYISADIPFIDNELLSGILLQNRFFYNNHKAKIWVEGKKPKEVIFIGNIPVSDTKQKIICNTFGAQWDGSIGMEAYLEWRWKYDREKFVEEIQEEENKIDEEHKKIQKPKKMMKDETFWLIISLLNSDEKTGEEDILEPAVNALAKMEIKDIKEFEEALANKLYLLDTMEHAKNIGKHSYKEEAQEFFSADLFLYIRCFIIAKGKENFDLTVENPQNISEVNSFEPLLSLASKAYTRKTGNEFAYISGYDYETFSNIEGWK from the coding sequence ATGGGTAAAGAAACGTCAAACAATACCGTATCGATTGGGGATGTTTTTGCAGTAAGATTACCCAATGGTCATTATGGAGCGATAAGAGTTGCTGACCGTGCAGATAATTCCTGTCTTATTGTCACAACTCCATATATTAGTGCTGATATACCATTTATCGATAATGAACTTTTAAGCGGTATTCTTCTCCAGAATCGGTTTTTTTATAATAATCATAAGGCGAAGATTTGGGTAGAAGGAAAGAAACCTAAAGAGGTTATTTTCATAGGGAATATTCCTGTATCTGATACTAAACAAAAAATCATTTGTAATACATTCGGAGCTCAATGGGATGGTTCTATTGGTATGGAAGCTTATTTAGAGTGGCGATGGAAATATGATAGAGAAAAGTTTGTGGAAGAGATACAGGAAGAAGAAAATAAAATAGATGAAGAACATAAAAAAATTCAAAAGCCTAAGAAAATGATGAAGGATGAAACTTTCTGGCTAATTATTTCCCTGCTTAATTCAGATGAAAAAACCGGTGAAGAAGATATACTGGAACCTGCTGTTAACGCATTGGCCAAAATGGAGATAAAGGATATAAAAGAATTTGAAGAAGCCCTAGCGAACAAACTCTATTTATTAGATACTATGGAACACGCCAAAAATATAGGGAAACATTCATATAAAGAAGAAGCTCAAGAATTTTTCTCTGCTGATTTATTCTTGTATATTAGGTGTTTTATAATTGCGAAAGGAAAAGAAAACTTTGATTTAACAGTTGAAAATCCTCAAAATATATCAGAAGTCAATTCATTTGAACCTTTGCTTTCATTGGCATCTAAAGCATATACAAGAAAAACCGGAAATGAGTTTGCATATATTTCAGGTTATGATTATGAAACATTCTCAAATATAGAAGGCTGGAAGTAA
- a CDS encoding GyrI-like domain-containing protein has protein sequence MNKFIKELEELKLVGFRVLCPGDQYIVEIPKATVRLNERIGEIKQLVNPSHRYGVFMVENETEDEDGYWVCVQVKEFEDIPSDMVSLTIPPQRYAVIRHTGENHKIMHTYEQLHKWIEDNSYTRLKDKWHVEKYHSWDDAGNVDVELYDTIQ, from the coding sequence ATGAATAAATTTATTAAAGAACTTGAAGAACTGAAATTAGTAGGCTTTCGTGTTTTATGTCCTGGTGACCAATATATCGTTGAAATCCCGAAAGCAACCGTTCGTTTAAATGAACGTATTGGTGAGATCAAACAGCTAGTCAATCCATCGCACCGCTATGGCGTATTTATGGTTGAAAATGAAACAGAGGATGAAGATGGTTACTGGGTTTGTGTGCAAGTAAAAGAATTTGAAGATATCCCCTCTGATATGGTGTCACTAACCATTCCGCCTCAAAGGTATGCAGTAATAAGACATACAGGGGAAAATCATAAAATTATGCATACGTATGAACAATTACATAAATGGATAGAGGATAATAGCTATACAAGATTAAAGGACAAATGGCATGTGGAAAAGTATCATAGCTGGGATGATGCAGGAAATGTAGATGTCGAGTTATATGATACGATACAATAA
- a CDS encoding serine hydrolase domain-containing protein, translating into MNIKERREHYHIAGMSVSVITNAEIKRLEQYGVLKAGTEKQINRQSLFNACSISKLLTSMLIMVLSEKGKVNLDEDVNEKLSSWKIPLNDFTKVRPVTLRSLLSHQSGIIDPENSFAELNGKDGIPRLAELLNGKTSYCKESIEVKYEPESEFYYSDAGYCIIQQLIEDVTGESFAEIVKESIFQPLNMQNSTLTMEVSEEELCSFSCGHNKYGAVIDGKYPIYPYAAAAGLWTTPSDLSKLTIELMHSLKGRSKLGLSVSKAEEMITPQGSQAFTGLGVFLEGSKRELEISSLGWGAGFQSIMVSYPYKGTGLIVMTNTDTGVHQMKGIIGEVYHAYAAGLE; encoded by the coding sequence ATGAATATTAAGGAGCGGAGGGAGCATTATCATATAGCTGGCATGAGTGTTTCCGTCATAACAAATGCGGAGATTAAACGGCTGGAACAGTATGGTGTGCTGAAGGCAGGGACGGAAAAACAGATTAATCGCCAATCTTTATTTAATGCCTGTTCCATCAGCAAGCTCTTAACCTCCATGCTCATTATGGTGCTGAGTGAAAAAGGCAAAGTGAATTTAGATGAGGATGTGAACGAAAAATTATCATCTTGGAAAATCCCCTTAAATGATTTTACAAAGGTGAGACCTGTAACCTTACGGAGCTTGCTGAGTCATCAGTCCGGCATTATAGACCCTGAAAATAGTTTTGCAGAGCTTAACGGGAAGGATGGCATTCCAAGGCTGGCTGAATTATTAAATGGGAAGACCTCTTATTGCAAGGAGTCTATTGAAGTTAAATATGAACCGGAGAGCGAATTCTATTATTCAGATGCAGGCTATTGCATCATCCAACAGCTGATAGAAGACGTGACGGGAGAGTCATTTGCAGAAATCGTAAAGGAATCCATCTTTCAGCCATTAAACATGCAAAACAGCACGTTAACCATGGAGGTTTCTGAAGAGGAATTGTGTTCGTTTAGCTGCGGCCATAATAAATACGGAGCGGTGATTGATGGCAAATATCCGATTTATCCTTATGCCGCTGCAGCCGGATTATGGACAACTCCTTCAGATTTATCCAAATTAACCATAGAGCTCATGCATTCGTTGAAGGGAAGAAGTAAGCTTGGGCTTTCTGTAAGCAAAGCTGAAGAAATGATAACCCCGCAAGGCAGTCAAGCGTTCACCGGACTAGGAGTGTTTTTAGAAGGTTCTAAGAGAGAACTCGAAATTTCATCGCTTGGCTGGGGAGCGGGTTTCCAGTCAATCATGGTTAGTTATCCTTATAAAGGAACAGGCTTGATCGTCATGACCAACACAGATACGGGTGTGCATCAGATGAAGGGGATTATTGGAGAAGTCTATCATGCTTATGCCGCAGGTCTTGAATAA
- a CDS encoding GNAT family N-acetyltransferase gives MVIREMNYLDVERVRMIAADTWRDTYTSFIPAEIQDKVLKEAYSNEAMDNRFKSSINLVAESNGVMMGYAFFSGDKDVFLESIYLHPNYQGKGVGKCLLETGLSKFKEADSISLTVYKGNRNISFYEKEGFQVVKENKSDFFGHPVTFILMKKHLHQ, from the coding sequence ATGGTTATTAGAGAGATGAACTACCTAGATGTAGAACGCGTCAGAATGATTGCTGCAGACACTTGGAGGGATACATATACATCGTTCATACCAGCAGAGATACAGGATAAGGTTTTGAAAGAAGCTTATTCGAATGAGGCAATGGATAACAGGTTTAAATCCTCCATAAACTTGGTTGCTGAAAGCAATGGCGTGATGATGGGATATGCGTTTTTCTCAGGTGACAAAGATGTATTTTTAGAATCCATCTATCTTCATCCAAATTACCAAGGAAAAGGAGTTGGAAAATGCCTATTGGAAACGGGCCTTTCTAAATTCAAGGAAGCTGATTCCATATCGCTTACCGTTTATAAGGGGAATCGGAATATTTCTTTCTATGAGAAAGAAGGATTTCAGGTGGTGAAAGAAAACAAGAGCGATTTCTTTGGACATCCAGTTACCTTTATTTTGATGAAAAAGCATTTACACCAATGA
- a CDS encoding GNAT family N-acetyltransferase has translation MRIRPIEEKDNKTIEQIIKRSLESFELDIPGTAYYDPQLGSLAQFYREQPNAKYWVVVDEEDEVLGGVGIAPFGQKTEICELQKLYITPDAQGLGLSKKLMQAALDFAREHYTYCYLETMKKLEVANLLYAKFGFRQLEKPLDGSEHGTMDAWYIKEL, from the coding sequence ATGCGGATTCGGCCTATTGAAGAAAAAGATAATAAGACAATCGAACAAATTATCAAGCGATCACTGGAATCATTTGAGTTAGATATTCCGGGAACAGCCTATTACGATCCGCAGCTTGGCAGTTTAGCTCAATTCTACAGGGAGCAGCCTAATGCAAAGTACTGGGTTGTCGTGGATGAAGAGGATGAAGTGCTTGGCGGTGTGGGCATTGCGCCATTTGGGCAGAAGACAGAGATATGTGAATTGCAGAAGCTCTATATCACTCCAGATGCACAAGGGCTGGGTTTGTCAAAGAAACTCATGCAAGCAGCACTTGACTTTGCAAGGGAGCATTATACATACTGCTATTTAGAAACCATGAAGAAACTTGAGGTGGCTAACCTCCTGTACGCTAAATTTGGTTTCCGCCAGCTTGAAAAACCGCTGGATGGGTCAGAGCATGGTACGATGGATGCCTGGTATATAAAAGAATTATAG
- a CDS encoding DUF1801 domain-containing protein — protein MTTNKKAGKSKKLTGPEQVAEFMNNLEHPFKEEIEEVRKIILSTDDRITEHIKWNAPSFCYEGEDRITFNLKGKGFFRLIFHCGAKVKERNTKEPLIEDTRGLLEWKAVDRAMIHFTNKKDVRAKEEQLREIITKWLAVN, from the coding sequence ATGACAACAAATAAAAAAGCAGGCAAAAGTAAAAAGTTGACTGGACCTGAACAGGTAGCAGAATTCATGAACAACCTTGAACATCCATTTAAAGAAGAAATAGAAGAGGTTCGAAAGATCATTTTAAGCACGGATGATAGAATAACGGAACACATTAAATGGAATGCACCTAGTTTCTGTTATGAGGGGGAAGACCGAATTACATTCAATCTTAAGGGAAAAGGGTTTTTTCGACTCATATTTCATTGTGGGGCTAAAGTAAAAGAACGAAATACAAAGGAACCGCTGATTGAAGATACTAGAGGACTATTGGAATGGAAAGCAGTTGACAGAGCTATGATTCACTTTACGAATAAAAAAGATGTTAGAGCCAAAGAAGAACAGCTTCGCGAAATAATTACTAAGTGGCTAGCAGTTAATTAA
- a CDS encoding GNAT family N-acetyltransferase, with product MEYQFTSMTQEQAEDIAYTWHYDGEYSFYDMEADQEDLSEFLNPETRGETMFAVTYKDELVAFLSVARVGNRTFKIGLGMKPSLTGRGKGTEFLKASIDFIKSEFRAEKITLSVAAFNERAIKVYRKMGFEEVGMMMQKTNGSTFEFLNMELNINPVIAKAK from the coding sequence GTGGAATATCAATTTACCAGTATGACACAAGAGCAAGCGGAAGATATCGCCTATACCTGGCATTATGATGGCGAATATTCCTTCTATGATATGGAAGCCGATCAGGAAGATTTGTCGGAATTCTTGAATCCGGAAACAAGAGGGGAAACGATGTTTGCCGTGACATATAAGGATGAACTAGTCGCTTTTTTGAGTGTGGCAAGAGTGGGTAATAGGACTTTTAAAATTGGATTAGGGATGAAGCCTTCCTTAACTGGGCGGGGGAAGGGGACAGAATTTCTAAAGGCTTCCATTGACTTTATTAAGTCGGAATTTCGTGCTGAAAAGATTACCTTATCTGTGGCTGCATTTAATGAAAGAGCTATAAAGGTCTATCGGAAAATGGGATTTGAAGAAGTCGGGATGATGATGCAAAAAACAAATGGTAGCACGTTTGAGTTTTTGAACATGGAGTTAAACATAAACCCCGTTATAGCTAAAGCTAAGTAG
- a CDS encoding GNAT family N-acetyltransferase: MISHMIDQEVSLRLFTEDDEEEFHQLIMNSKEHLKTWITWIDTVHSQEDTNESLTLRIALLAENGGYPMWFAILYNGRMAGTIGFNEVDKTNRAGEIGYWLGNEFQGKGIMSKSFKAVIDYGFQQLKLNRIEAFIAAGNERSRALPEKFGFKEEGRIRQAEWLYDHYEDQIIYGLLAEDWKELPK; encoded by the coding sequence GTGATTAGCCATATGATTGATCAAGAAGTATCTTTAAGACTATTTACGGAGGATGATGAAGAGGAATTTCATCAATTAATCATGAATTCAAAGGAGCATCTAAAGACTTGGATTACCTGGATAGACACAGTTCATAGCCAGGAGGATACAAATGAAAGTTTAACATTAAGAATAGCATTATTAGCGGAAAATGGCGGGTATCCGATGTGGTTTGCCATTCTCTACAATGGTCGAATGGCGGGGACGATTGGGTTTAATGAGGTTGATAAGACGAATAGAGCAGGGGAAATAGGCTATTGGTTAGGTAATGAGTTTCAAGGAAAAGGGATTATGTCAAAATCATTCAAGGCTGTGATCGATTATGGGTTTCAACAATTGAAACTAAATAGAATTGAGGCCTTTATAGCAGCTGGAAATGAACGAAGTCGTGCCTTACCTGAGAAATTCGGCTTTAAGGAAGAAGGCAGAATAAGGCAGGCGGAATGGTTGTATGACCATTATGAGGACCAGATTATTTATGGGCTTTTGGCTGAGGACTGGAAGGAGCTCCCGAAGTAA
- a CDS encoding GNAT family N-acetyltransferase, with protein MKFTIRNMDEDYAVEILNWRYESPYDFYNNEVNPDSLKELLGGSYSIVLDQNNSLIGFFCTGDSAQVPAGRQFGAYSEAMVDLGIGMKPELTGQGHGSTFFSFVLRYVQDNYEGVPIRLTVAKFNERAIHLYKKFGFVQRMGFNKATTRFIAMVKER; from the coding sequence ATGAAATTCACAATAAGGAATATGGATGAAGATTATGCAGTAGAAATTTTGAATTGGCGCTATGAATCTCCCTATGACTTTTACAATAATGAGGTAAATCCTGATTCTTTGAAGGAATTGCTAGGGGGTTCTTATTCAATCGTGCTGGATCAAAATAATAGCTTGATTGGATTTTTTTGTACAGGAGACTCTGCCCAAGTCCCGGCTGGCCGCCAATTTGGTGCCTATTCAGAGGCTATGGTTGACTTAGGGATTGGGATGAAGCCTGAGTTAACAGGACAGGGGCATGGCAGCACCTTCTTTTCCTTTGTCCTTCGATACGTGCAAGACAATTATGAAGGAGTTCCCATTCGCCTGACGGTGGCGAAATTTAACGAAAGAGCCATTCATCTTTATAAGAAATTTGGATTTGTGCAGAGGATGGGATTTAACAAGGCTACAACGAGATTTATCGCAATGGTGAAGGAACGATAA